A window of Kribbella sp. NBC_00382 genomic DNA:
ACGACGTACGAGATCGGACTGAACGTACGCAACTCGGCAAAGGTCGCGAGCGTGTAGCGCGCGTTGCCCTTCGGCCACGTCATCGCGTTGGCCCGCTTGTTCACCAACGAGTCGAAGCCACCGGCAACGACCGTGGTGATGTACTCGTCCTTGGCCGTCGCGAGGTCGACCGCGCGGGTCTGGCCCCTGACGATCAGCGCGGCCGCAGCCTTCGGATCCTTCAGCGGTACGCCGATACCGCGGGCGAAGTCATTGCCCGTGCCAGCCGGGATCACGCCGAACGGCATGCCCGACTTGGCCAGCACCTGGGCACCCAGATGGACCGTGCCGTCGCCGCCGACCAGCGCGACTCCGTCCGCACCGGAGGCGACCACCTCGGCCGAGATCCGGCCGACGTCCTCGGCGCAGGTCGTCGTGTACTCGTCGACGGTCAGCCCGCCGGCCTCCAGCTCGGCGCGGACCACCGGAGCGACCCGGGCGCCCAGCCCTCTGCCGCTGGTGGGGTTGACCACCAGCGCGATCTTGCGGCTCATCAGTCGGCCAGCAGCTCTTCGGCCTTGCGGCCCCGGCGTTTGTCGTTGATCCGGCAGATGATCTCGGCGATGAAGAACAGCAGGCACATCGGGATCGCCAGCAGGCACATGGTGAACGGGTCACCGCTCGGGGTCGCGACGGCGGCGAAGACGAAGATCACCAGGATGATGTACGGCCGGAACTTGGCCAGCGCCGAGGCGGGCACCAGGCCGAGCATGTTCAGCAGGACGACGACCAGCGGGATCAGGAACGCGATCCCGAAGACCAGCATCGTGCGGATCACGAAGTCCAGGTAGTGCGGGATCTCGATCAGGTTCTGCACCGAGTGCGGCGTGAAGCTGATCAGGATCGCGATGCCCTTCGGCAGCGTCCAGTAGGCCACCGCCATGCCACCTGCGAACAGTGGCGCCGCGAGCCCGGCGAACAGCATCGCCCACTTCTTCTCGCTGCGGTGCAGCCCAGGCGCGATGAACGCCCACAGCTGGTACAGCCAGACGGGGCTGGAGACCACCAGACCGATCAGCGCCGAGACCTTGATCTGGAAGGTCAGCGCGTCGCCGACCCCGTTCAGGGTCAGGATCGGCTTCGTCTCGTCGATCCCGGGGTTCAGCTGCCGAACGCTCTCCTGGAACGGCTGGGTCAGCAGCCTGAACGCCTCGTCGTAGATGAACCACGCCGCGACAGTGCCGATCACGATCGCGAGCACGCTGATGAGCAGCCGGTTACGGAGCTCGACAATGTGCTCGCGCAGGGTCATCCGACCCTCTTCGTCCTTCGGGCGGCGGGGTTCTTTCCGTCGTCCGAGCCTCACCATCGTCACAGGTGGTGCGCGTGACTCAGTTGGCCGTGTGGGTCGGCGGCAAGCCGTCGCCCGGGGCCTGACCGTTCGGCTGCTGGCTGGGTGCCTGCACCGGCGGGTTGACCGGCTGGGTCGGCGCCTGGGTGCCCTCGGTCAGCTCACCCTCCTTCTTGCGGGACGACGGGCCGACCTCCTCTTCCCAGATCTTCTTCGACTTGCCGAGCTGCTTCACCAGGGCCGGCAGCTTGGCCGACCCGAACAGCAGCACGACGATCGCGAGAATGACGAGCCACTCCGCGCCCTGAGGCATTCCGAGAGACGGAATCATGACGAAACTCCCTACCGACTTCTACTCGTGGCTCAACCGTGAGCGCCGATACTACGCCCGAGCTTGTGCGTCCTCAGCGGTCCGGGCGGACCTTGCCTCCGACTGCGCGTCCTCGAGCTTGGACTGGGCGGTTACCAACTCACGTGTCAGTGCCTTGGCCTGACCCCACAGCTTCCGAGCAAGCAGCACGAGGACCAGGATCCACACCGCCACCACGCCCAAGAAGAGCAAGAGCCAATACATGACCCCGAGCCTATCCGGTTCCCGGTCACCACCCTCCCCCGCGGCCCGTCACTGTGGACAACGGTGTCGGAACGTGATGGTAAGAACAGAGGAAGCAGAGACTCCAGGGGGACAGTGATGGAACGGATTTCGGTCGGGGAACGGCGGGCGCGGCTCGGGCGGCGACATCGATTGGCGGGGTCGGCGCAGGCGGCGGATCCGGTCGAGGCGGCCGCTTCGATGGTGGTACTGCACGCGACCGACCCGGCGACGGTCCACCTGTCGATCGCCGCGCGGGTACCGGGCAGCGAGGTGGCCGGTACCGAGCGCGCCCTGTACGACGAGCGCACGCTGATCCGGATGCTCGGGATGCGGCGAACGGTGTTCGTCGTACCGACCTCGTTCGCGTCGGTGGTACAGGCTGCCTGCACCGACGACATCGCGGTGCGGCAGCGCAAGTTGCTGGTCAAGCACCTCGAGGAGGCCGGGATCGCGGCCAACACGGAGGAGTGCGCGAAGTGGTTGCGGGCTGTCGAGGAGTCGACGGCGACCGCCCTCACCCTGCGTGGGTCGGCGACGGCGCAGGAGTTGTCCGCTGACGAGCCCCGCCTGCGCAGCCGGCTCGCGATGGCTCCCGGCAAGTCGTACGCGGCTCAGCCGTACGTGACGAGCCGGGTGCTCTTCCAGCTCTCGGCCGAGGGGCGGATCGTGCGAGGCCGGCCGCTCGGCACCTGGTTGAGCGGCCAGCACCAGTGGTCACCAGTCGAGAACTGGCTGCCCGACGGCCTCGGCGACAAGCTGTCCGCCGACGACGCCCGCACGACTCTCGCGCGGGCCTGGCTGGGTACGTTCGGCCCCGGTACCTCCGCAGACCTCCAGTGGTGGAGCGGCTGGACCCTAGGCCAGACCCGCAAGGCCCTTGCCGCAGTCGAGGCGGTAGAGGTCGACCTGGACGGTTCTATTGGCTACGTACTGCCCGGGGACGAAGCACCTACCGAGGAACCGGAGCCGTGGGTGGCTTTCCTACCCGCGCTGGACCCGACGCCGATGGGCTGGAAGGACCGCGCCTGGTACCTGGGCGAGCACAAGTCCCGAATGTTCGACTCCACCGGCAACATCGGCCCGTCCGTCTGGGCCAACGGCCGAATCGTCGGCGGCTGGGGCCAGCCCGAGTCAGGCGACGTCCGCTACCAGCTCCTCGACGACGTAGGCCGCGAAACAGCCGCCGCAATCGAGACCGAAGCCAACCGCTGGACCACCTGGCTAGCCGGCGTCCGCATCACCCCCCGAGGCCGCCGCCCCTCCCCCATGGAAGAAGAACTCTCCAAACGCTGACCCCCACTGGCGCATCCCCCAACCCGTACTCGCGTCGCAGGCGTCCGCATGGCGCCTACCCCCACCCGTACTCGCGTCGCGCCCCACCAACGGAGCCCACCCGAACCACTGGCGGCTGGGCGTACCGGCGTACCGGGCTCGCGCTGCACCGGCGTGATGGCGTGTTGGTTCGTCTTCGCTACCCACACAGCTGCCAGGGGACACCCAGCGGCGTTAGTGCGCGTTCGCATCTCAGCCCCGCCAACGCATCAGCCGCCGGACCGTCCGAGCTAGCCGGGGATCGCGGCCTAGCTGGAAACTATTCGTCGCCAGGTGCAAGTTTGTTACCACTCAAGGCGCGCTGCACCGCAACCAGACAGCCCCCGCGTACGGGTTAGGAGAGTTGGTCGTCGTAGGCGGAGAGGGCCTCGCGGGCTGTTTCGGCTATTTGTTTGCCTAGGTCTTGGGGGTCCAGGACTGTGGCGGTGCCGCCTAGGCGGAGGATCAGGCGTTGGAGCCAGGCGGTGTCGGCTACGCGGAGTTTGACGGTCAGGGAGTTGCCGGAGCTCTCCTCGACCGACTCCATCGGGTAGTACTCGGCGACCCAGCGGGCCGGTGGCTCCAGCTTCACCGTCGCCAGCAGGTCCTGCTCCGAAGGCTGGAACATCCCGTTAGATAGGTCGCGTGGAGTCGCCTCGGGCGGGGGTTCGCTGGGTAGGTCGAGGAGCTTGGCGGCGGCGATCCGGTCCAGGCGGAAGAGGCGGACGTCCTCCGCCAGGCGGCACCAGGCCTCCAGGTAGCTGCGGCCCTCGGAGACCACCAGCCGCATCGGGTCGACGTCTCGCTCGGTCGTCTCGTCGCGCGACGGTACGTCGTACGTGAGGTGCATGCGTCGCTTCCCGGCCAGCGCCCGGTTGACCAGGTCGGCGATCTCCGGTGCGGCGGGCTCGACGTGGACGTGGGCGGCGGAGCCCTCGATCGCGGCGGCGCCCTCCCCGGCGGCCTTCTCCAGCTTGGCGATGGCCCGGTCGACCGCGTCCCGATCCTGGCCAGCCGTCACGTCGCGCAGCGTCCGCAGCGCGGTCAGCAGGGCAAGGGCCTCGTCGGCCGCCAGCCGCAGCGGGCGGGCCAGGTAGTCGGCGTTGTTGAGGTGGATCACCCCGTCACCTTCGGCCGCGTCGATGTCGATCTCGATCAGATCGCCCATCTGGGCGCCGGGCAGCCCGCAGAACCAAAGCACCTTCAGGTCCGCGATGATCTGCTTCGGCCGTACGCCGAACTCCGCGGCGACGTCATCGACCCGGGCGCCGTCGTTCTCACGCAGATAAGGCACCAGGGCGAGCAACCGCTGCACCTGGTCGCGCGCATTGCTCATACGGAGACTCCCGCGACCGTGCGCAGGCGCCGGAGTACGCCGTCCAGTACATCGCCCGGGCCCTCGACGACGGCATCCGGCCCGAGAGACGCGATCTCCTCGGCCAGCACCTCGGCGTCGGCGTACGGGACATGCAACAGGTCCCAGCCTTCTTCGTACGGCTCGATCGCGTTCGACCGGCGGCGCAGGCTGACGGCTGAGCCGGTACGGGCCCTGACCTTCGCCTCGGAGGTCGGCCGCGGTGGTGCGAGTTCGCTGACCAGCGAGCGGATGTCGGTGCCCTCGGGCACTGTGAACGCGTTCGGCGGGCCGACCGTCTTGACGTTGCCGCCGATCCGGGAGAGCCGGAACATCCGGGTCGCCTCGCGATCGCGGTCACGGCCCACGACGTACCAGCGGCCGTGCCAGGAGACGATGCCCCACGGCTCGAGCGTGCGGGTGGTCGACTCCTTGCCGCCGCTGCGGGTGTGTTCGAACCGGACCGCCGTACGGCTCACGACGGCGGACCACATCGGATCGAAGGCCGGCTCGGACGCGCCGACGTGCGGCTCGATCGCGCTCAGCGCCGACTGGTCGGTCTGGATCCCGGCGGCCTTGAGCTTGAGCACGGCCGACGTGGTCGCCTCGGCCAGGCTGGCGTGCTGCCAGACGCGCGCGGCGACGCCCAGTACTGCGGCCTCGTCCGGCTCCAGGTGCACTTCGGGCAGCTCGAAGACGTCGCGACGGATCCGGTAGCCGACGTCATCGGAGAAGAACTTGTCGATGGTGCCCATCTCGATCGGGATGCCGAGGTCGCGCAACTCGTCCTTGTCACGCTCGAACATCTTCTCGAAGGCGTCGTCGGTCTGCCCCGCGTACCCCTCGACGACCTCGCGGATCCGCTCCTTGGTCACGTAGGTGCGCGCGACCAGCAGGCAGATCACCACATTGAGCAGCCGCTCACTCTTCCGCGCCGACACCCGACCACCTTACGGGGTGATCGGCGCGAACATGTGTTCTAACCTTCGACGGCACCCGAAAAGATTGTCGGTGACCCTGAGCGCTGCCACAGTCCTGCCATGAAAAAACCCACCGCCGGGTTGACCGTGCTTGCCCTCGCGTCGATCGGCCTGCTGCAGGTACAGCTCGCGGCGGCGAGGTGAGCGCCGGTGGGGATTTTGCGATCACCAGGACGCCCTCCGGAGCACCTACGTCCACCAGCT
This region includes:
- a CDS encoding winged helix DNA-binding domain-containing protein, which codes for MERISVGERRARLGRRHRLAGSAQAADPVEAAASMVVLHATDPATVHLSIAARVPGSEVAGTERALYDERTLIRMLGMRRTVFVVPTSFASVVQAACTDDIAVRQRKLLVKHLEEAGIAANTEECAKWLRAVEESTATALTLRGSATAQELSADEPRLRSRLAMAPGKSYAAQPYVTSRVLFQLSAEGRIVRGRPLGTWLSGQHQWSPVENWLPDGLGDKLSADDARTTLARAWLGTFGPGTSADLQWWSGWTLGQTRKALAAVEAVEVDLDGSIGYVLPGDEAPTEEPEPWVAFLPALDPTPMGWKDRAWYLGEHKSRMFDSTGNIGPSVWANGRIVGGWGQPESGDVRYQLLDDVGRETAAAIETEANRWTTWLAGVRITPRGRRPSPMEEELSKR
- the tatC gene encoding twin-arginine translocase subunit TatC, whose product is MTLREHIVELRNRLLISVLAIVIGTVAAWFIYDEAFRLLTQPFQESVRQLNPGIDETKPILTLNGVGDALTFQIKVSALIGLVVSSPVWLYQLWAFIAPGLHRSEKKWAMLFAGLAAPLFAGGMAVAYWTLPKGIAILISFTPHSVQNLIEIPHYLDFVIRTMLVFGIAFLIPLVVVLLNMLGLVPASALAKFRPYIILVIFVFAAVATPSGDPFTMCLLAIPMCLLFFIAEIICRINDKRRGRKAEELLAD
- a CDS encoding helix-turn-helix transcriptional regulator, with product MSARKSERLLNVVICLLVARTYVTKERIREVVEGYAGQTDDAFEKMFERDKDELRDLGIPIEMGTIDKFFSDDVGYRIRRDVFELPEVHLEPDEAAVLGVAARVWQHASLAEATTSAVLKLKAAGIQTDQSALSAIEPHVGASEPAFDPMWSAVVSRTAVRFEHTRSGGKESTTRTLEPWGIVSWHGRWYVVGRDRDREATRMFRLSRIGGNVKTVGPPNAFTVPEGTDIRSLVSELAPPRPTSEAKVRARTGSAVSLRRRSNAIEPYEEGWDLLHVPYADAEVLAEEIASLGPDAVVEGPGDVLDGVLRRLRTVAGVSV
- a CDS encoding helix-turn-helix transcriptional regulator, whose amino-acid sequence is MSNARDQVQRLLALVPYLRENDGARVDDVAAEFGVRPKQIIADLKVLWFCGLPGAQMGDLIEIDIDAAEGDGVIHLNNADYLARPLRLAADEALALLTALRTLRDVTAGQDRDAVDRAIAKLEKAAGEGAAAIEGSAAHVHVEPAAPEIADLVNRALAGKRRMHLTYDVPSRDETTERDVDPMRLVVSEGRSYLEAWCRLAEDVRLFRLDRIAAAKLLDLPSEPPPEATPRDLSNGMFQPSEQDLLATVKLEPPARWVAEYYPMESVEESSGNSLTVKLRVADTAWLQRLILRLGGTATVLDPQDLGKQIAETAREALSAYDDQLS
- a CDS encoding diacylglycerol/lipid kinase family protein, with the protein product MSRKIALVVNPTSGRGLGARVAPVVRAELEAGGLTVDEYTTTCAEDVGRISAEVVASGADGVALVGGDGTVHLGAQVLAKSGMPFGVIPAGTGNDFARGIGVPLKDPKAAAALIVRGQTRAVDLATAKDEYITTVVAGGFDSLVNKRANAMTWPKGNARYTLATFAELRTFSPISYVVTVDDQVLETDAMLVAVGTGPTYGGGLQICAGAGIDDGLLDITIIKPVSRLTLLQMFPKLSKGTHLGHPAVHTLRGRSVRLESPGVTAYADGEILGPLPVDIGIAAGALTVFA
- a CDS encoding twin-arginine translocase TatA/TatE family subunit; the encoded protein is MIPSLGMPQGAEWLVILAIVVLLFGSAKLPALVKQLGKSKKIWEEEVGPSSRKKEGELTEGTQAPTQPVNPPVQAPSQQPNGQAPGDGLPPTHTAN